ATTCGGTTTTGATGAGATGAGTTATGGGGGATTGCCAAAATACTCAAACATCATCATAGGTGGAGCGCCAGGATCGGGAAAGACGACTTTCTCTTTACAAATTGCCTTTGAAAACGCCAAGAAAGAGAAGAAAAAAACGATTCTTTTTACTACCGTCTCCGAGCCTCCTTATAAAATGATCCGATTTTTAAGTGAATTTACCTTTTTTGACAAGGAGCTTCTCAACACATATGTTATTATAAAAGATATCAGTCCTATTATTAAAAGAGGGGCGAAAAAGGAGCTTTTAGAATTCATCGAAACAAGTATCAAAGAACACAAACCCGATCTTGTTATCATAGATTCGTTCAAATCACTATCGGAAGTCCTTTTTGAATCCCATCAAGAGAGAAAAAAATATGTATATGATCTGACCTCTTTTCTTTCGGTATGGCAGATTACCTCTTTATTTGTAGGAGAGTACTTTTTTGACGATTTTGAACATTTCGCAGAGTTTTCCATCACTGATGGAATCATCTATCTTCATGGAACGGATGAGTTTAGTCTACAAAAGAACTATATTCAGATCTTGAAACTGAGGGGTTCGGGATTTCTCAAAGGGCAGCAATATTTTGAGATAACAAACAAAGGGATAGAGATCTATCTCAGACTTCGGCCAGATGTTGAAAAATTGAAATATAGTTATATCGACGAGCGATTCGATGTACCAGAACTGCAAAAATTTTTACCAAACGGTCTAAGAAAACAGACGGCTACCATGATTTCTGGTCCAACAGGAAGCGGGAAAACAGTTTTGACCCTAAAGATTATCGAGCGCTATTTACAATCGAACCCGAAGAATAAAGCTCTTTATTTGGGATTTGAAGAGTTCCCGGGGCTCTTGTTGGAGTATTGCGAAAGTCTCAATATCGATTTGCAATCCTTTATAGAGGATGGAAGACTCCGTTTTCTCTTTTATTCTCCAATAGAGCTTGATATCGATAAACTTGCTTTTAAAATTTCACAAGAGATCGACGAAAACGAAGATAGTTTAGCCATCGCAATCGATTCGATTTCCTCTTTTCGATATTCGCAAAGGGATGATGTACGCTATCGAGAGTTTCTATGGGGATTGATGCAGCAGCTAAAATTTACCGGAAAAACGATCTTTTTCACATACGAGATCGAAAATCTGTTTGCATTAGAATTTTTGGCTCCAGATATGAAGCTCTCCTTGATTGCGGATAATGCTATTGTACTTCGATATAAAGAGGATCAAGGGCACATCAAAAAGACTATTACTTTTCTTAAATCGAGGGGAAATCCAACTGCTTCAAAAATTTATGATTATAATATTATTGTCGGCAAGGGGATCGAAATCAATTAGTGTTATTGACTGCCAAAACCATAAAGATCTGAAAAGAGTTTAATGCAAAGCAGTAATACATTGATAAAAAGAGCAATAAAAGGTATCGATATAGGAACTTTGAACCCTTTGAAATAGGGCTCTTGTCTTTTAATTTTTATTAGCGCCATATTGATAAGAATAAAGACGATAAAGAGCCCATAGCTGGTAAGTTCTGCAAGTTTAACAAGATCGATAAAATATGCAAAAAGAAGTATAAATAGACCGGTTATAATAGTAGCGTAGAGGGGTGTACGAGTACGAGGATGGATAGTTGCGAGAAATTGCGGTAAATTTTTCTGTTTTGCCAATCCATACAGCATTCTCGAAACCATAATGATCTGTACAAGTACACCGTTGATTATGGCAAAGAGTGCTATGATGCCCAAAAGATGACTTTCGCCACCAGTGAGTTTTTTGAATACCTCATCCAACGGTGCATCACTTTTCCCAAGGGTTTGAGGATCGATGGCGGTAACACTTACAAAAGCTATGAGAATATAAAGAACCGTTACCAAAAAGAGTGTGATAATT
The Nitratiruptor sp. SB155-2 genome window above contains:
- a CDS encoding ATPase domain-containing protein; amino-acid sequence: MERIKSYIFGFDEMSYGGLPKYSNIIIGGAPGSGKTTFSLQIAFENAKKEKKKTILFTTVSEPPYKMIRFLSEFTFFDKELLNTYVIIKDISPIIKRGAKKELLEFIETSIKEHKPDLVIIDSFKSLSEVLFESHQERKKYVYDLTSFLSVWQITSLFVGEYFFDDFEHFAEFSITDGIIYLHGTDEFSLQKNYIQILKLRGSGFLKGQQYFEITNKGIEIYLRLRPDVEKLKYSYIDERFDVPELQKFLPNGLRKQTATMISGPTGSGKTVLTLKIIERYLQSNPKNKALYLGFEEFPGLLLEYCESLNIDLQSFIEDGRLRFLFYSPIELDIDKLAFKISQEIDENEDSLAIAIDSISSFRYSQRDDVRYREFLWGLMQQLKFTGKTIFFTYEIENLFALEFLAPDMKLSLIADNAIVLRYKEDQGHIKKTITFLKSRGNPTASKIYDYNIIVGKGIEIN